The Lineus longissimus chromosome 2, tnLinLong1.2, whole genome shotgun sequence genome window below encodes:
- the LOC135482929 gene encoding uncharacterized protein LOC135482929, which translates to MSKLEERQFMLTCIELYRELPALWKVKSKEYSDRNKKDAAYQTLLEKYRKRYPKASRDDLTKKLNSLRTNYRKELNKVQQSSKSGAGTDEVYESTLWYFDAMDFLQDQETPSKSLSSIRIGAEAELSEEDEDDLVEVVTKAPTTSVSKPNKRRKTTKTDNGDQREELLSLACKRLNQPDNENMPIAKAWASELSKMNPSPQLLAKKAINEILFEGQMGTLNRYSVQINASLDRQTPYYSVPAGINTPNSIPSSSYGLANSRPSSPYSYSSSRPGTPYNIVGGNSVTPQGLDKSGSFRCQVIDEPDGVNISQSPLGHYFANFQP; encoded by the exons ATGTCCAAACTGGAGGAGCGGCAATTCATGCTTACATGCATTGAGTTGTATCGTGAGCTTCCAGCTCTGTGGAAGGTAAAAAGTAAAGAATATAGCGACAGAAACAAGAAGGATGCGGCATATCAAACTTTGTTGGAAAAGTACAGGAAAAGGTACCCTAAAGCGTCAAGGGACGACTTGACGAAGAAGCTAAATTCTCTGCGAACCAATTACCGCAAAGAACTAAATAAGGTACAGCAGTCAAGCAAGTCTGGGGCCGGCACTGATGAGGTCTATGAATCCACCCTGTGGTATTTTGACGCAATGGACTTTTTGCAAGACCAGGAGACACCGTCAAAATCTTTAAGTTCCATACGAATTGGTGCAGAAGCTGAACTGAGTGAAGAAGATGAGGATGACTTA GTGGAAGTTGTAACGAAAGCTCCTACTACTTCCGTCAGTAAGCCGAACAAGAGGAGGAAGACCACGAAAACTGACAATGGTGATCAAAGGGAGGAACTACTTTCGTTAGCGTGCAAACGCCTTAATCAACCCGATAATGAAAATATGCCAATAGCAAAGGCATGGGCATCAGAACTCTCCAAAATGAACCCGAGTCCACAGTTGCTTGCAAAGAAGGCTATAAATGAAATTCTGTTTGAGGGACAAATGGGAACACTTAATCGATATTCTGTACAAATAAATGCATCCCTTGATAGACAAACTCCATATTACTCTGTACCAGCGGGCATAAACACCCCCAATAGTATACCAAGCTCTTCTTACGGTTTGGCTAACAGTCGACCCAGTAGCCCTTACAGTTACTCCAGCAGCAGACCCGGAACTCCATACAATATTGTAGGCGGTAATTCTGTAACACCGCAAGGTCTGGATAAATCTGGAAGTTTCCGGTGCCAGGTCATTGATGAGCCAGATGGAGTGAATATTTCTCAGTCGCCTCTTGGCCATTATTTTGCAAATTTCCAGCCATAG